TTTGAATCTGTATGAAGCAAGGCTTCAATCAGTGTCAGTATAAAGTAAGTTTTACCGCCACCTGTACCACCAGCAATCAACATATGAGGGAGCTTATCATATTCCCACCATACGTTTTTCATTAAGCGAAGTTTACCATCTTTAGCTTCTACTTCATCAATAGAAATACGACTGGCTATGGTGTCATAGAGCAAAGTATATTCCACATAGGAATCCTTTAACTCTTTATCCGTCAGCTCACAGTACAAGCCACTCTCTAATTTCTTTTCCAAGTGTAAGAGTTGGTCTTGATATTTTCCCAGCGTGATTTCCACCCGTATCTGTATCAAGCCATTTTTAAGTCGATAATACATTTTAGGGAAGTAGGTTATCTTTTCCTTTGTACGACCAGCACTATCTTTAAAGAAACCCTCTGTTTTGACCTGTTCAGATTCATACCACTTGTTTTCAAGTATCATCTTTGCCAGTTTTTGACGGTGGTAAAGTTGTTTAACCGTATCATAGCGAACCCGTTTGAATACAAACGCTACCAGCAAGCAGATAAGAATTGCGACACTGAAACTGATAATTAAATAGGGAATGTCAATCTTATCTGCTTGTGATAGGTTAAAATCCTGCCAGTTGATCTGCTGGATTGTCTTCACATGAAACAGTCCGACAACCAGCAGGAAAACAGGCAGGAGTGACGCTATCGTAAAATGAAAGACTAAATCTTTACCAGATGGGCGAATCCTTTTACCACGCTGTTTCATGCGAAAAAGTCTCCTTTCTACCTAGCGACTATTTGTCTTGTGTCGGTTCTTTCTTTGCTTGTGGTTGAGCTTTGAATGAACTAGAATCCTTTGTCAGCACAATATCGTCTGCCTTGATATACCAGTCAACATCTGCTCCTTGATAGGTGGCAGTAGCAACGGTGTCCGCAATGGGATTGATAAGTTCCACCCGTGCGTTATAATCAAACTCTTTCAAAGGCACGCTGGCAGGAATACTTACTTGAATCATGCGTCCTTGTCCTTTGGATTTTAAGTCATAGGTACGTTCCTTGATTTCATCTGAAACCGACCCGTCTTCATTTTGGATTCTCACTTCACGACGTAGAGCAGAGAATTTCAATTCTCCAAAAGTCGTGTCTTTATCTAATACAATGCCATTTGCTAATCTCATCATTTTTCCTCTCTTTCTTTATTCTTTTATCATGTCGTCAGCATGTAAAAGGTAATTTGTAAAACCACGAGTGCCGATTTTGTAGCCCTCTGCGGTAATACGTGGATTGACTAACTTCACACGTTCCTCAAAGCCGAAATGTTTTTCGCCAGCTTCAGCAGGAAGCACCACCACAATATCATCTGCTCTTTGAACATCAGAATAGAGATTATAGCTTCTTGATAAGACAGTTAGCCGTCCGTTGATTCTTCGCTGAACGACTTTATCCTCGCCAGCAAATTCTAAATTGCCGAATGTTTTTTCCATGTTGGGAATCACAAATTTAAGTTCCATATTTTTACCTATCCTTTCTTTTTTATTGGCTGAATGAATGTTTGATGGTCTTAAAGAGTGGGGAACGACCTTTTGATTCTTGATTTTTTGTTTTCATAAGTTCACTTCCTTTCAAAATCGGGTAAAAAAATAGACACCTCATTTTTTGAAGTGTCTACCTATTAAATATTCAAATTTTATTGGAAGTATCTTTATATCTTCACTTTTCAAGGATAAATCGTCGTATCAAAGCTCATTCATAAGTAGTAAATTAGTAGTAAATTGAGTGGTTTTGACCTTGATAAAGTGTGATAAGTCCAGTTTTTATGCGGATAACTAGATTTTTATGCTATTTTTTCTGGTAAAAATTAGCTTATTTTAGGGAAATGAAATGCTAACGTTATGTAACAATGTTAGTCTTTTATTTCAAAATCTTTGTTTAGTATGAATTTAGCTCTACAGGAAAATAAAAAATGTGATAAAAATTTCAACTACTCTTATCTATAATAAAGCTACCTGTTCTTTGAAAATTGAATTCACTCCGTCTTGATTAGCGTGCCTGTGTAAGTAGGGACTGAGAGTATTTCCCTGTGAAGGGCAACTGGCACAAGACGTGTGTGAGAATTTTCTAACAGACACGGAGTTTATCGTTACCAGACTTAAACGATGCGACAAACTAGATAAAGGAGTTAATCATGAAGGTAGTAAACTTGTATGATTTGAAACAAATGGGAAATAAAGGTGGTTGTACCATCCAATTGATTCATCACTTTCCTTTTGGTATGGGCTTAGGACATCTCAAAAAAGACTACATTGAATTTAAACGTGTTGGTATCTTTGATGGAAAAGCAGTAGAAGTTACTCTTCGAGAACCTTATTCGAGAGATCTACTGCAGGTTGTCAAGTCGATTAAGCAACGTCAGAAATTGATAGCTTATCGTTATAAAGAAGGAAAGCTGCTATTTGTGAAGAAGGAGGCCTCAG
This genomic interval from Streptococcus oralis subsp. tigurinus contains the following:
- a CDS encoding FtsK/SpoIIIE domain-containing protein encodes the protein MKQRGKRIRPSGKDLVFHFTIASLLPVFLLVVGLFHVKTIQQINWQDFNLSQADKIDIPYLIISFSVAILICLLVAFVFKRVRYDTVKQLYHRQKLAKMILENKWYESEQVKTEGFFKDSAGRTKEKITYFPKMYYRLKNGLIQIRVEITLGKYQDQLLHLEKKLESGLYCELTDKELKDSYVEYTLLYDTIASRISIDEVEAKDGKLRLMKNVWWEYDKLPHMLIAGGTGGGKTYFILTLIEALLHTDSKLYILDPKNADLADLGSVMANVYYRKEDLLSCIETFYEEMMKRSEEMKQMKNYKTGKNYAYLGLPAHFLIFDEYVAFMEMLGTKENTAVMNKLKQIVMLGRQAGFFLILACQRPDAKYLGDGIRDQFNFRVALGRMSEMGYGMMFGSDVQKDFFLKRIKGRGYVDVGTSVISEFYTPLVPKGYDFLEEIKKLSNSRQSTQATCEAEVAGVD
- a CDS encoding YdcP family protein translates to MELKFVIPNMEKTFGNLEFAGEDKVVQRRINGRLTVLSRSYNLYSDVQRADDIVVVLPAEAGEKHFGFEERVKLVNPRITAEGYKIGTRGFTNYLLHADDMIKE
- a CDS encoding YdcP family protein; its protein translation is MMRLANGIVLDKDTTFGELKFSALRREVRIQNEDGSVSDEIKERTYDLKSKGQGRMIQVSIPASVPLKEFDYNARVELINPIADTVATATYQGADVDWYIKADDIVLTKDSSSFKAQPQAKKEPTQDK